AAGCCTGTCATTGTCTACGCCGCCGTACAAATAATCTGCTCCGGATCCACCCCAAAGCGTGTCATCTCCATCCGACCCCTCAAGATAGTCATTGCCATCATCGCCAAATAGCTTGTCATTGCCCGTATAGCCATTAAGCCGGTCGTTTCCTGAGCCTCCCGAAAGACGATCATCTTGTACTGAACCATATTTCTTGTCATCACCGTCAGTGCCTGTCCAAACCCATCCGGCTAGAAAAGACTGGACAAACTGTTCCCAACTGTTAGGGGGTCGAAATTCAGACATTGTTTTTCTCCTTTGACTTTGAATGTGTGAATTAAAAGTTTGGACTGGTTGTTCGCACATCAGTCTTTTCGACTTACTTTGTGCTTCTTGGAAATATTTAGTAGTGGGTCATCAGCCGTTTCCTTGATTTCGATATTTCAAAGATGACTGCGCTCTTGGTGATTCCCTGGTGATCTCCTGGTGGAGACAGGGTGGAGATCTGGTGATTTTCTGGTGAAACCTGAAAACCATTGCAACCACTGAGCTTTATTCCGCCTCAGGACCTCTTTATGCAGCATCTGAGGGATCGTCCCAGCTCGTCAGCGCTCTCAACGATCTCGAGGCTCATACCCAGCTGCCAACCAATCAGCCTGTCCCTCTCCTCTTCAACCAATAAGGGCACCATGCAGTCGGACTCGACTTCACCAGCCACATCCCTTCCAAGCTTTTCAATGCCAAGGGCTAGCCAAGCCTTGTAGCCATCCGCGTCATTAGCCCTCAGCGCCATCAGTAGCTCTTGCAGTAGAGCAAGCGTCATCTGAGGGTCGAGGGGCATTGGTTATGGGTAACTGCATAAAGCATTCACCGCTGCAATAAAAACCCCGCTCGTGGCGGGGCTGGTTTTTGTTCTGCGGAGATGTGAGCAAACAACTCAGAAAAGGACATCGGAGGATGCCTCGGATGCCTCCACCCAATCAAGGAATAGATTTCCAGCGTCCTCCTGATTAAAACTTTCAGAACCTCCAATAGAAACCCCTAATGACTCTTGCATAGGCTCTATTACTGTTACACTAACACCATTCATATCCAAAGGATTGATTATCAAGCTAACTTGATCAGATTCCAATGGATGAAAAGACGTATTTACATCAGTCAGTACGTCGTATCCATCTTTGGCCACCTCAGGCGATGAGAGAAAATATAGATCTTGAAAGTGATTTTGAGCAAGGAAGTCGTAGTCTGCAGCAAGCCCCGTCAGACTAGAGGCAGGATTACGCTCATCATCTACACCTGTACTTGCAAATATTTGTCGGACATTGTAAGCAGCATCCAGCATGAGACCTGCTATTTCCCTGTAATCATCAGCAGGAACTGTGCTTAAAGCTGCCTGGTATATCCGATACTGATCATAAATTTCATCTTTCATTTTAAATGAATCAACGCTTCGAGCAAGTGACACTATCTCGAGTCTGAAATTACTCTGTATTTGGGCTGAATCAGGAATTAAATCAATCTGACTAGGATTAACCCATCCATTGTTTTCGCTCGAGTAAGTCGAATTGAATGAATTGCTATCGCTTGAATCGGTGGATTTAAGAACGCTATCAAAGGATTTTGAAGGTCCTAGGTTGCCTGCGTCAAGATCACCAAGGTACTGACCGCCGTTGGGATAGCTGCCTGGGTCTCTCACAACGGCATCGGTGATCATGAGCGCAGCATGCTCTGGTGAGATTCCGCCATAACGATCTTGTATCAAGGCATAAGTTGCTTTCCAGCTGGCTTGGTGATCGTTACCCATGTTCC
The Synechococcus sp. CC9311 DNA segment above includes these coding regions:
- a CDS encoding DUF6554 family protein — encoded protein: MTTTTQALVTIKEPVLEFVGDPLTNFEPKIDELTGGEGTVINQDPNELTGGGGTPIDVAPNDLIGGEFEAETSDQPEPETYKPQAKQDPSDSNLGINGAEIYCLMRNMGNDHQASWKATYALIQDRYGGISPEHAALMITDAVVRDPGSYPNGGQYLGDLDAGNLGPSKSFDSVLKSTDSSDSNSFNSTYSSENNGWVNPSQIDLIPDSAQIQSNFRLEIVSLARSVDSFKMKDEIYDQYRIYQAALSTVPADDYREIAGLMLDAAYNVRQIFASTGVDDERNPASSLTGLAADYDFLAQNHFQDLYFLSSPEVAKDGYDVLTDVNTSFHPLESDQVSLIINPLDMNGVSVTVIEPMQESLGVSIGGSESFNQEDAGNLFLDWVEASEASSDVLF